The DNA segment ACAAATTCTGccttcttttgttgtttgttttttttgtttgtttgttttctggtggTTTATTTAATCGCTGCCATTCTGTCgcttttttcccctatttcccctccctccccctttgcCTGTTGCTCCCCGCTTACCTGCTCGCTGGGGTTTCCGTCACGCCTCAtctccagccagacccagctcAAATTCAGAGGGCTCCAAAGGTATTTTTTGGCTCTCCGGCCTTTTCTCCAGGCAGGAGACCCCCTCATTTCACAGCATCCCACATGCTGGGACCATGGGTGACCCTGGCACCGTGGCGATGCTGCTTGTcctgggggtggcagcggggcccCCCCCGGTGCCAGCAGGCTCCCAGGGCTGATTTGGGGCAGGTTGGGCTCTGCTGCCACCCTCCTGCCCCATGCCCTGGGGTCTCCGTGGGGTCTTTCTGCGTGCCAGGGtcctgctgcggggctgggtGCGGGTGCTGCTCGCtgctgtcccccccccgggctgggctctgcttgcTCGTCCCGTGCCTCTAGGGACATGGGGACGCTGCCCGGAGGTAGGAGAGGGCACGGCCCGAGGGGGCTTGGGGGCTTTTTGGCTTCACACTGAGTGTGTTTTGGTTCTCTTGCAGGGAAGGTGACTGGTGGCTGGCTCATTCCCTCACTACAGGACAGACGGGCTACATCCCCAGTAACTATGTCGCGCCCTCAGACTCCATCCAGGCTGAAGAGTAATTGCCATCTTTTAGacagttttttttattaaaaaaaaaaaaagcaataagaaaaagaaaaaccaccacCCACCGAGcgcttttccctctctcctgtCCCTCTCCTCCTGGGCAAAACCTGCAGGGGCCTCTCTTGTATTTCTTGGGGCTTTTTttggggtttggtttggtttggtttggtttggtttccaATCCACGTGCGTCTCCGCAGACTGTCCCCAGCCGGTGGCAGAGCCCACGGTGGGGGAATTCCACCCCCAGCTCTCGTTTGgggtgccccaggggctgcccctCCTTTGGGGAGGCTTTTGGAGCCCAGGTGCTGAGCGGTGCCCGCGGTCGGTGGCGCAGGATGGCTGCTCGCCAATCCAAGGGGTGCACGGGGGCCCCGCGCTGAGCCTGTGCCTTCCCTCCCGCAGGTGGTATTTCGGGAAGATCACTCGCCGGGAGTCCGAGCGGCTGCTGCTCAACCCCGAAAACCCCCGGGGGACCTTCCTGGTGCGGGAGAGTGAGACCACGAAAGGTGAGCCCCGGCTGCGGGGACACGGGGTGCCCGCCCCGCTGCGCTTCGTGCCGgccccagcctccctcccctgAGGTGTTCCCATtcagtgcagagcaggagccTGGTGCTGGCCCCTCTGTGCTCAGCGTCTGCCGCCAGGATTTGTGCCTCCGGGGTTTGCTCCctgtgcagcacccagctgctgctttgctttgcttttttttttttcctttgctttgctttttttttttttttcttttttccttttttgtccCCTTTCTGCCACACTCTCCTCCCAGCATCCAAGCTGGAGGCAGAGATGTCCTGTTTTTACCCACCCCAGCCCTAATGGTTCGCTCACCCGTGTACCCACAGGCTTCCAAAACACTTTGGACTGGAACCAGCAGCACGTCCTCTCCCTGgcttttttctggttttgttcttttattttttgtcccacaaacacttttttttcctaccaccCATGTAATGTCAAATTCTTGCTTGTGAGCAACCAGACAAAGGCAATGATTAATTTTTAGGCCCTCCTTTCAGGTCTAACGATTCTTGATCCTTGTTTTGTGCTTCCTGATTGTGCGAGTTTGATCTCCGGGGTTTGGCCGGCCGAGGATGCCATTTCTTACCTGGAAATGTGCTTTAGTCTGGCTCCAAATGCACCATTGGGAAAAGCTccttgatgtttttgttttttttttctgctttggtgCTTTGAACGTGGTGCCATTTGCTTTATTCCAGTGGAAACAGCTCATGCAGGCAGCAGCGTGAACCTTCCCTTTTGCTCCTTGTGCCCCATCCTTCCCCCATGCCCCTGCCCCTTTATTGCTGCATTCATCCCTGCGCCTCGTGGTGCCTCTCAGCTGTTGCACCAGTTGTGAATGACAGATAAGAGGGGCTTTTTGGGGTAAAACCAGCAGCCTGCGTGCACCGTCCTGCTCCCCCCACGGGGGTCCGGTGCCCACGCAGCCCCTGAGCCGCTGGGTTTTGCCCACAGGTGCCTACTGCCTCTCGGTCTCCGACTTCGACAACGCCAAGGGGCTCAACGTGAAGCACTACAAGATCCGCAAGCTGGACAGCGGCGGCTTCTACATCACCTCTCGCACGCAGTtcggcagcctgcagcagctggtggccTACTACTCCAGTGCGTACCCGGGGCCGTGGCCAGACCCCCCTGCCCCACGTCCCAGGGGTCTGGGTGATGCCCAGGGTGCTGTGcctgcgccaggggaggtttaggttgggtgTCGGGAGGAATCTCTTCGTGTAGGGGGTGGTCGGGCtctggaacgggctgcccagggaggtggtggcgtccCCATCCCCGGAGATGTTTAAGGGATGCGTGGATGTGGCTCTGAGGGATATGGTTTAGATGAGATGGTCGGACTTGGTGGCCCTGGGTGTCTTTTCCAAGATGGATgtgcccctgctgcagggaggggcTGCTGGAAGCCAGCACTGGCGTGGGGGTCCCCAAACCGGGCTGGGGGCACCTGGTGAAAACACAGCTTGGGTttcagaaaggggaaggggTCTGGGTGCGGGTCCCCGAGGTGTTTTGCAAGGAAGCCATCGCGTGCCTGAATGCCAGAGCATCACCCGCACGTTGTCCCCCGCTAGAACACGCCGACGGCCTGTGCCACCGTCTGACTACCGTCTGCCCCACGTCCAAGCCCCAGACCCAGGGGCTCGCCAAGGACGCCTGGGAAATCCCCCGGGAATCGCTGCGGCTCGAAGTgaagctggggcagggctgcttCGGAGAGGTCTGGATGGGTAAGGACCGCGTcggccccgtgtccccagcgCAGCGTCCTCGCCACATCTCCCAGCTggggggagcaggcaggggacaCGGCCCCATTAATGTGTCCCGTCCTCCAGGGACCTGGAACGGCACCACCAGAGTGGCAATAAAGACGCTGAAACCCGGCACCATGTCCCCGGAGGCCTTCCTGCAGGAAGCCCAGGTGATGAAGAAGCTCCGGCACGAGAAGCTGGTCCAGCTCTACGCCGTGGTTTCGGAGGAGCCCATTTACATCGTCACCGAGTACATGAGCAAAGGTGAGTGCAGGAGGGACGCCGGCTGGCCCGGCCGGGTGGCTCTGCTCTGCCGAAGGATGCTGAGCGCTGTCTTCCTCGCAGGGAGCCTCCTGGACTTCCTCAAGGGCGAGATGGGCAAGTACCTGCGGCTGCCACAGCTCGTGGATATGGCAGCTCAGGTGGGTTCGTGGTTCCCCCCCCAGTCCCGTGTCCCAGTTCCCTCCAGACGTGTCAGGCCCGGCTGTGGAGCCGTCCCCCCTCGGGGGGCTCCTCGTGTCCCCCCGCGAGCCTCAGGCCCCGTGCCCTGCCCCGCAGATTGCGTCCGGCATGGCCTACGTGGAGAGGATGAACTACGTGCACCGAGACCTCCGGGCGGCCAACATCCTGGTGGGGGAGAACCTGGTGTGCAAGGTGGCCGACTTCGGGCTGGCGCGCCTCATCGAGGACAACGAGTACACGGCCCGGCAAGGTGCGGCCCCCAGTCCCCACAGGGTGTGCTGTGCTGTCCCCTGGGGTGGTCCCTCGGTGCCTGGCGTCCCTTAGGGAGGGCTGAGGGGGGCTGTGCCGGGGTGGGGGAGCACCCCCTGACTCTCCCTCCTCGCCCAGGTGCCAAGTTCCCCATCAAGTGGACAGCCCCCGAGGCGGCGCTGTACGGCAGGTTCACCATCAAGTCGGACGTCTGGTCCTTCGGCATCCTGCTGACCGAGCTGACCACCAAGGGCAGAGTGCCCTACCCAGGTGAGAGCTGGCGCCGGGGGGCAcggagccccgagcccccccgtGGCGGCGGGCACGATGCGGGGTCCTGCCCGGCCCCATGCTCAGCACCACGACCCTTTCTCCTCAGGGATGGTGAACAGGGAGGTGCTGGACCAGGTGGAGCGGGGCTACCGCATGCCCTGCCCGCCCGAGTGCCCCGAATCGCTGCACGACCTCATGTGCCAGTGCTGGAGGAAGGACCCCGAGGAGCGGCCCACCTTCGAGTACTTGCAGGCCTTCCTGGAGGACTACTTCACCTCGACAGAGCCCCAGTACCAGCCCGGCGAGAACCTATAGACCTggagctcctcctggcaccGGAGACCTCGCCGCGGGGCGCGGAGGGCCGGCCTCCCCGCTGAGGGGGCCGTTTTTGGGGAGCCCTGTCGCTCGTTAAGACTGCTGGCCCCTGATTAACGACGGGGCGAGAGGAGCCCAAGGGTGCTGGCACCGGCTCAGGAGGGAGAGCGGGGCAGCGGGCTGGCGGGGCAtcacccccacacacacacacacaccccaagaGGCTTGGCTTTCGGGAGGCTTTTTCCCCGGAGAAATCGGGGgacagcacctcctgcctcgGACACGTGGCCACAGCTTCTTGCACCCTCCCTGGTTTAAAATCACCACGACTTTCCCTGCCCCTCCGCCCACCCTTTTTGCTCTCGTTTGCCCAAAGGTGTTCACAGAGACGTTTTGCTGTGGGGAAGGCACGCGCCAGCACTGGTTTGGACTGGGTTGCAGCTGGGGACCAGACGTTGCGAGGCACCAGGCCCCAGGATCCCACGGGCCCGTGGTGCCAACGGGACGCTGGCCTCGAGGCTCCTTCCTCCAGTGCCTGCCCGTCCTCACGTCGGGAGTGGGACCTGGCCCTGCTCGGGACCCCGCTGCCCACCCCGTCCCATGGGACCTCCTGGGCACACAGTCGAGTCTTCCAGCCgtgcctgtccccagggccGTGCCTCGTCGCTTCTGGGATCGGCATCAAGGGGGGGAACCCCACGGAGCCCTCGCCTGCCCCATGCAGCCCACCCGGGGCTTCTCCACCCAACGCTACGCCTCTGCCGGCCGCCAACCCCAAATCGAGAccacggggctggggcacaCGACAGAGGAGCATTTTGGGGGAAATAGTCATTTTTTTGCAATGTGGTTGTCCACTGGTACGTTTCCAGCTGCCTTCCCCActcctgctgccaccctcccggggctgggctgctggggagcgTTGTGCCAGGCGGGTGTCTGCAGGCTCCCCGCGCCCTTGGCTGTGTTTCGGAGGTCTCTGTGTCCCCGTGCCCAGCTTCGTCCCCCCCGTTGTCCCCCCCAGGCTGAACCCCAGGGGCCGCACACAGCCCCGGCGCCCCCCTTGT comes from the Aythya fuligula isolate bAytFul2 chromosome 16, bAytFul2.pri, whole genome shotgun sequence genome and includes:
- the SRC gene encoding proto-oncogene tyrosine-protein kinase Src isoform X2, yielding MGSSKSKPKDPSQRRRSLEPADSTHHGGYPASQTPSKAAAPDAHRTPSRSFGTMAAESKLFGGFNTSDTVTSPQRSGALAGGVTTFVALYDYESRTETDLSFKKGERLQIVNNTEGDWWLAHSLTTGQTGYIPSNYVAPSDSIQAEEWYFGKITRRESERLLLNPENPRGTFLVRESETTKGAYCLSVSDFDNAKGLNVKHYKIRKLDSGGFYITSRTQFGSLQQLVAYYSKHADGLCHRLTTVCPTSKPQTQGLAKDAWEIPRESLRLEVKLGQGCFGEVWMGTWNGTTRVAIKTLKPGTMSPEAFLQEAQVMKKLRHEKLVQLYAVVSEEPIYIVTEYMSKGSLLDFLKGEMGKYLRLPQLVDMAAQIASGMAYVERMNYVHRDLRAANILVGENLVCKVADFGLARLIEDNEYTARQGAKFPIKWTAPEAALYGRFTIKSDVWSFGILLTELTTKGRVPYPGMVNREVLDQVERGYRMPCPPECPESLHDLMCQCWRKDPEERPTFEYLQAFLEDYFTSTEPQYQPGENL
- the SRC gene encoding proto-oncogene tyrosine-protein kinase Src isoform X1 yields the protein MGSSKSKPKDPSQRRRSLEPADSTHHGGYPASQTPSKAAAPDAHRTPSRSFGTMAAESKLFGGFNTSDTVTSPQRSGALAGGVTTFVALYDYESRTETDLSFKKGERLQIVNNTRKVDVREGDWWLAHSLTTGQTGYIPSNYVAPSDSIQAEEWYFGKITRRESERLLLNPENPRGTFLVRESETTKGAYCLSVSDFDNAKGLNVKHYKIRKLDSGGFYITSRTQFGSLQQLVAYYSKHADGLCHRLTTVCPTSKPQTQGLAKDAWEIPRESLRLEVKLGQGCFGEVWMGTWNGTTRVAIKTLKPGTMSPEAFLQEAQVMKKLRHEKLVQLYAVVSEEPIYIVTEYMSKGSLLDFLKGEMGKYLRLPQLVDMAAQIASGMAYVERMNYVHRDLRAANILVGENLVCKVADFGLARLIEDNEYTARQGAKFPIKWTAPEAALYGRFTIKSDVWSFGILLTELTTKGRVPYPGMVNREVLDQVERGYRMPCPPECPESLHDLMCQCWRKDPEERPTFEYLQAFLEDYFTSTEPQYQPGENL